In the Burkholderia glumae LMG 2196 = ATCC 33617 genome, one interval contains:
- a CDS encoding S1 family peptidase, with translation MIGSAVLIAPGRFITACHVVEKSVGVTLSNGNATLKVDEVLRDPDDRRDLCLLRVAGRLDAAPVQIAPISTLKVGQRVYVIASPRGLELSLTDGLISSLRREPESQVPIIQSSTPVTSGSSGGGLFDEHGRLVGVVRSVATATENFAFSYPAEWVAQLPERYAREIAAWQNEMKASGVRFSGDGNVVGSGFAALADLNALPVPAAQREPVALAYRQFLLLAAPRAFVFTSDGKFGTFSNAAEFSKFRAQCRQAGVTFKLYAVDNAVVWQAAAAAAR, from the coding sequence ATGATCGGCAGCGCGGTGCTGATCGCGCCGGGCCGCTTCATCACCGCCTGCCACGTGGTGGAGAAGTCGGTCGGCGTCACGCTGAGCAACGGCAACGCCACGCTGAAGGTGGACGAGGTGCTGCGCGACCCCGACGATCGCCGCGACCTGTGCCTGCTGCGCGTGGCGGGCCGGCTCGACGCGGCGCCGGTGCAGATCGCGCCGATCAGCACGCTGAAGGTGGGGCAGCGCGTGTACGTGATCGCGAGTCCGCGCGGGCTCGAACTGTCGCTGACCGACGGGCTGATCTCGTCGCTGCGCCGGGAACCCGAGAGCCAGGTGCCGATCATCCAGTCGTCCACGCCCGTCACGAGCGGCTCCAGCGGCGGCGGCCTGTTCGACGAGCACGGGCGGCTGGTGGGCGTGGTGCGCTCGGTGGCGACCGCCACCGAGAATTTCGCGTTTTCCTATCCGGCCGAATGGGTCGCCCAGCTGCCCGAGCGCTATGCACGCGAGATTGCCGCGTGGCAGAACGAGATGAAGGCCTCGGGCGTGCGTTTCTCCGGCGACGGCAACGTGGTGGGCAGCGGCTTCGCCGCGCTCGCCGACCTCAACGCGCTACCGGTGCCGGCCGCGCAAAGGGAGCCGGTCGCGCTGGCCTACCGGCAGTTCCTGCTGCTCGCCGCGCCGCGCGCGTTCGTGTTTACGAGCGACGGCAAATTCGGCACGTTTTCGAACGCGGCCGAATTCTCGAAGTTTCGGGCGCAATGCCGGCAGGCCGGCGTGACGTTCAAGCTCTACGCGGTGGACAACGCCGTGGTGTGGCAGGCCGCGGCTGCGGCCGCGAGGTGA
- a CDS encoding alpha/beta fold hydrolase produces MSHRPPVILIQGFIGSLDAIASGHPDLLRAAPDLLGYGAYRHVPFEAISLPEQVEHIRAFIAARTDAPTVDLVGHSTGGAIAMLFAHAYPDRVRRIVNVEGNFTLDDAFWSAPMAHLTPAEADARLASLRAQPAAWLRCVVRDVTPAMADTAARWLDRQPASTLRAMGQSVIAVTGNAGYAGKLRQVFQRHPVYLLSGERSHDNWHLPGWAVELCAGREVLADCGHLMMLEAPAAFSAAIEGFLSRPEA; encoded by the coding sequence ATGAGTCACCGGCCCCCCGTCATCCTCATCCAGGGCTTCATCGGCAGCCTCGATGCGATCGCCTCCGGCCACCCCGACCTCCTCCGGGCCGCGCCGGACCTGCTCGGCTACGGCGCCTATCGGCATGTCCCGTTCGAGGCCATCTCGCTGCCCGAGCAGGTCGAGCACATTCGCGCCTTCATCGCCGCGCGCACCGATGCGCCCACCGTGGACCTGGTCGGCCATTCGACCGGCGGCGCGATCGCGATGCTGTTCGCGCATGCCTACCCCGACCGCGTGCGCCGGATCGTCAATGTCGAAGGCAACTTCACGCTCGACGACGCGTTCTGGTCGGCGCCGATGGCGCACCTGACGCCGGCCGAGGCGGACGCGCGGCTCGCGTCGCTGCGCGCCCAACCGGCTGCCTGGCTGCGCTGCGTGGTCCGCGACGTGACGCCGGCGATGGCCGACACGGCCGCGCGCTGGCTCGACCGTCAGCCGGCCTCGACGCTGCGCGCGATGGGGCAGTCGGTGATCGCGGTGACCGGCAACGCCGGCTATGCCGGCAAGCTCAGGCAGGTGTTCCAGCGCCATCCGGTGTACCTGCTATCGGGCGAGCGCTCGCACGACAACTGGCACCTGCCGGGCTGGGCCGTCGAGCTGTGCGCGGGCCGCGAAGTGCTCGCGGACTGCGGGCACCTGATGATGCTCGAGGCTCCCGCCGCCTTCTCGGCCGCGATCGAGGGCTTCCTGAGCCGGCCCGAGGCCTGA